The sequence below is a genomic window from Hippocampus zosterae strain Florida chromosome 15, ASM2543408v3, whole genome shotgun sequence.
attttaatttcaacaatcttaagaatttcttttggttcatttgaaacaggaatttgaaatatgacatatcagtcaatataaaaacggagtgatgtcttgttaactcgtgagtgatgccctctagtgtctaaatgctattactcatttagtgtatgctattactcatttagccactagagggaagcagtactctatgaaacatcactcaccagtctacgagaccccagtcaatgcaacacgtgttccattgcgcccaacctgcgggccagacggcactgattttatgacgggggtcgagggccggatgaaattcgaacgcgggccggatttggcccgcgggccggactttggacatgcctgctttatgCAATTGCCGTTACGTCTTCTGTTACTGTTTACTAAAAGAAAGATTCTGTACACACCAACGCATCGATAGTGTTGTGCATGTTCATGACCGCACACAAAAGACGCGTCTCGTTCCAGGAAACGCCAAGCAAATGGTGTTTCTTAAAGATACTGACAAAACCACTCTCATTTCCTCTCAACTCATCCCCCTTCTCACATTcatgttgtttaatttcacacttgacggGTGGGCAGGCACTCCGGAGTCTTGACTATTTGTATACAGGCAATTAAAAAGGTCCGTTTTGCATAATATGTTCTGTTTAATAAGACTAGCAAACAATGTGCTACTAATAATGTTGTGCATTCATGCTTCAAATAGTTACACGGCGGCCCAAGAGTTACTTTGGGATTTAAGTGGTGGATTCAGTCTCCAGTGGAAGGTCCAGGTACCAAATGGGCGACCGCCaccaataacccccccccccttcgttcAGTCCCTGACTGACGCTGCGTGTGCTTGTTCATGGCTCGGAGGCAACACGGCTTCATGAAAATTGATGAGACGAGCCTCATCATGTCTGCAGGAGAGTTGCAGCTATCTTGGGCATATAAtgcgcaaaacaaaaaaaaaattgcacaccGTGGGGTCGTATCCCAGCTGGCGTCTGCGCTCGTCACTGTCTCGTCGCCTCGGGTAAACGCTGATGAATGATCCGGAGCCATGATGGAAGTCCTTATTTACAGTAGTTTAGATGAAAATCACCAGATTGTATATTCagctggagcttttttttttttttaaatgtacagtgtGTACAGCATGAATGTTCCTGGAGGCCTGCGTGGCTGATATTTTACAGGCTGAAACATGAGGCAGCCATAACTAGGATTCTTCCATTTTGCCACGGCAGCACTGTGAGCTTGTTGTGAACGTacccacagttttttttttttttttttttaataatcatgaGCCTCAGAGAGCACAAAGTATGgttgatttttcacaatttgaagcctcattttaattgttcaaatttggcaggATTGTTGACAAAACCgtcctttttttgttggggggggggcgttttcagAAGGCTTTTCACATTGTAAGGACTTAGCGTAAGTGTGTGCAAATTGCTACTGACGTGCTTTTGCTCGTCAAACTTGGATGTACGGTAACAAGCACTGTGACCAGCCGAGGATGGCGAAAAATGCTGATTTCTATTGATTCCGAAGCGCCAGGGTAGGGTAACATTGACAGCGCAACACGTGAGAAGCTGAAATGTTCAAATCGAACATTCACGCGCGCGCCCTGGTAATAGTGTGGCGCCGAGAAACGCGACAAAATGAAGATAATGAACAGAAAGAGGACAAATGAATTTCAAGTTCTTGGAGCAAAATTTTCAATTTCAGTTGTCATTGTGGTGGTCTGTGTTTCTTACACTTTTTCTAATTGAGCTCGTCCTGTGTTGACCCTTAACAATGTCGCCGCTTGCTCGATTTATGTTCTTGTCGCTTGGTCGAGGCGCACACTCACTTTATTTCCAAATCCTTTTTTTAGAAAAGCTCTGCCCTGGTTACCGACACACTTTCTCGCTCTCTTCTTTTCAAAACTTTGAATGGAAGAAAAACCTCTTTTGCCTGACTGAGCCAGAAAGAGAATTAACTACAATGCCACAGGCGGGCCTCTCtaagtgtgcgcgcgtgtgcgtgcacagAAACACGCACTGTGCATCTTTTACCTGGTAGAGCACTCAAATACTTTTGCAGCTTGCATTTCCCGCGTTTGTTCCGCATTTAGACGCggggttgagatgtgtttttgttaACAGTGACAAAGTCTTATTGTGCTGAAAGGGAGCAACTccaacaaggttttttttttttttaaagacatacGCGTCCCGTTACGTTTCCACTCGCCTGGCTCGTCCCCTGACTCAGTGCGACGTCACCCCGTTGCTCATGCGCAAGTACAGTAAAAACCGGCCCAAGAATCCATGCAGGAAACACACAAGCAAGAACAGACAGAGGGCCCATTCTTACAAAAagtgggcagggtgcggtggTGACGTTGTgactataacacacacacacacacacacatgcttgaaagccaggaggaggaggaggaggatgttgTTAGAGGTTGAGGGGATGGGGCTAGAAGAGCAAACAGGAACAGAAAGTGAAGCCTTGTCATGATGTTTGTGTGAGGGTGACAAAAAGAAGCACACAAGAGACACGGCACGTTTGATTGAGCCGACGAGGAGGAGGCCTGATCTGAGGTAAGGTAACGTCACTTTCAATGAGCTGCTGTGGATGTTCCGTGTGCTGGAAAGTTGGGAGAGATTGACTGtacttcattctttttttttctaccctcgGATGACAATTAAGAATGTTACAAATTTGTGGAGTGACTCGGTGCAAGCAGCCTGGATTCAGTTCAGCCTCGGTGATTGATGGTGTGATTGGAGAATAGAAATGACCTGTGCCTGTGACTGACCGGCGACCAATCCGGTAGTCTGCCGTCTGCCTTTCGCCCGACTCGGCCAGTCGCGGGGTTTAGatgtgtttttgtcaaaaaactGGCCTACTCGGCCAGACTGTAACTCACCTGTAACCTGCTTGTCTGTTGCATTAAGTCGATTTCcttgcttgaaagtggctctggatcttCACCCACCCCCGCAACCCGGGCATGGGTTGAGGAACTCTGAATGGGGGGTGGCTATAATTACGGTGTATATCAATACATCTTTTCGGTCACTGGAatttaccgccccccccccccccccccgcctacaaaaaaaatcttcaacatTTCTCCTTCAGTCTAGAAACCAACCTAGGATTTTCGCGCTAGTGGTTCATGTGTCTGCTTTCTCAGCTTGGAcgtttctgtgtggagtttgcacggtTTTTCTGCGGGGTGTTTTGGCTGCAGGCCTGTTCGAATAAGGAAATCACTCATAGGCCACTGCGATTTTCTAGGAATGTTGTTGAAGTGTTTGAAAATATAACACTGTCGGAGATGAATAGAGCTACAGTGTTGCAtattgcccccccacccaccccccacagTGAATATCCTTATTGTGAGTAattttcagaagtgtgtatcaaacacTTGATCAGAACCCAGGAAGTGAGaagcattaaaaacatttgagCTTTTCGCCTTCTGATAAAATCCACcaacaaaacgacaacaaaaaaattttgaAACGCAGTATAAGTTGCAGAGTGCAAACTGGTGCTGGAGGCCAGTCATTAAAGATTCCTGTCATGCCTTCTGTCGCCGCTTCTGCGCTTTTGGATCACGCGTGCGCCCACCGAAAAAGCAGCCCCCTGATGcaatcatcacatttttttttctcagccccTTCCTGCTTTTGTGAGGCGCATCAATTGGCTTTTCCTGCACTGAAGAATCCTTCAGTGGAGCACAATGTCACAAGAAAGTCAAGTGTTCTTCTGGAATGGCATAAGAGCGATCGGGATATTTTTCTCTTGTTCTTTCTCATTTGTATTGTTGAAGTAGAAGtcataaaatattgtaatttttttttttttgcaaacgtgAGATGAGAAAAGCTCCCTCTCCTTTTCTCaggcgtgtgtgggtgtgagccgCGCAGTTCTCAAAGACGCCAGGTTCACCAAAAGTCTCGAGACACTCTCTGGGATTGGTCCTGGGATACAATAAAAGCAAGGATGGTTTGAAGTACCTTATGGAGGAGATAAAGGGAGTATTTCAGTAGATATGAGGGTATTTTCGTAATTATTAAGGAGTATTTTGTAGATTTGAAGAGTATTTGGGTCACTTTTAGGGAGCACTTCAATCTATTTGAATGTGGTTCGGTAACTTTTATGGAATATTACATAGTCTAGTATTTTAAGTGTATTTAGTTAactttggcggcccggtagtccagtggttagcacgtgggcttcacagtgcagaggtaccgggttcgattccagctccggcctccctgagtggagtttgcgtgttctccctgggcctgcgtgggttttctccgggtgctccggtttcctcccacattccaaaaacatgcatggcaggctgattgaacactctaaattgtccctaggtgtgagtgtgagtgcgaatggttgttcgtctctgtgtgccctgcgattggctggcaaccggttcagggtgtcccccgcctactgcccgaagacggctgggataggctccagcaccccccgcgaccctagttaggatcaagcgcctcggaagatgaatgatgaatgaatgagttcagtagattttttttgaggggtgtgTCTATTTCGTAGATTTGAAGACTAGCTAGCTTACAATATTTCAGAGAATTTAGGATACATTGCAGTAGATTAGAGAGTATTAAGGTTACTTTTTGGGTCTATTTAAGTTAATTTAGGAGTGTTGTGGTAACTTTTAAGCATTAATTAAGTAAATGTCAAGTATTTAGTTCACTTTTTGGGGTATTTTGCAGATTTTGAGAGTATTTAGACACCTTATGGAGTATTTCGTTGATTTTTAGAGTACTTCGGTCCTTTAGGCCGTATTTTGTTGAGTATTTAGGTTGCTTTTAAGGTTCAGTAGACTTACGTGTAGTTACTGTAGGTAACTGAGATCGTCTAACGGGTTCTTAATAGCATTGTGGTAACATTTATCAATGGTGAATTGATTGTAAGAGTTTTTAGTTAACATTGTGGAATTTATAAGCAATTACAAATTCCTTTTGCGCGGTGGGGAAGTTACCGAGCAAATAGCGAGGGAACACAGGAATGTATCAGTCATCATCTaatttttttcgtttgtttgttttcctttgctCCACAGAAACTGCAACTTCGACAGTCATCACAGTTTGACCTTGAAATTTTACTTTCTGCCGTCATTGGGCTTGAATTGCATCGTCCGATTCGTCCACTTGAAGGAAGTGAAACTTGAAAATGAAACTCCAAAGAAGTGCTGCGTTGGCCGCCCCATGAAGAACAACTGAAGTCACAATGGAAATTCGCCTTCCTGGAAGCCACTGAAAGTATGAAGTCAACGTAGGAACTTTGTGTCGTGAAGCTATGGAAGGGCCGGCGGACGGCATCCGCAACTTCTTCGACCATCTCTGGACTTTCGTGATGGCCAAACATCACCAAGGCGTCTACAACACCGTGTGCCTCGTGGTCCTACTCACGCTGCCTCTGGTCGTCCTCGTCGCCACGCTTGCAGTCTGTTGCCACTGTTGCTGCTGTCGCCATGCCAACGGCCGCTGTTGCTGCGGAAGGGGAGGCGGAGCCGGCAAGTTGGaattaaagaagaagaagaagaaaaactcgGCCAATAATGATGACTTGTGGATATCGGTCAAGACAGGGCAGATGATGCCCGATCTGGTGGCCCTGCCGATGGAGTAGAAAGtcattttttatcgtttggAAGCCTTTCAGTGGACAGCAAaagatggcagaaaaaaactCACGAGCAGTGTTGAAAGTAGTGAGATGTTGTACTCGCTGTGTAGTATGTGGAGCTCTATGTTTATAATGTTTGCGGTACAGACATTCATAAGCCCGGCAGACAACGCAGATGCAGTTCGGCATCGCATATTTGCCTTTtgacagttttttgggggggttgggttttattttttgttctttttttttaccctttcctGTTATTGGCTGGAaaacttgctgtttttgtgctcagggcCGAGCAACAAAAGTGCGTCTTTTGCTCCTGGTGCCAACGGAGCAATGTTGAAGTGGGTTGAGGAGCTCCATGAAGTGCTTTGCTGTCATCTTGTGGGATCCGTGGGCAATTATCGAGCTTTTTAGGCACTTGTGATTTAATCAGAGATATTTCTTATTCACGGCAGTGTTTAGGTCCCTCTGCCTCATGAATAGCGGGGCTGTAAAAGTTCCTCAGGTTCCCCGGTGAAATGTGTCGTGTCTGTATTCAGGAGGCCACTGCAGTTTTCAAGGCCGGTTGTAACCTTGTCTACTTGTCACAAGCTATATATGATGGCTCACttttaaagttaaaaacaaaacaaaaaaaaaaccccataccTCTTGCTCTTGATTTTTCACTGATGAATTCAAGGCATGCATTTGCTACTGTCGTTGCTAGTTTGTGTCTCGGACTGCTTTGTTGCTCAGGTATGTCCCGCGGGGCATTTGCAGCAATACCTGTCAAGCTGTCATACTTTGAAAGAATCATATTTCACTGAAATTAGTTTTACTCAACTGCATGCAAGGGAGCAACTGTATACCACGGCGCTATACTGTAGCAATGGAGATCATGACAACATGATGGCAGATGATGGGGCTTGAACAATGCATTTTCCTGCATCCAAcaaaatgcagctctgcttacccttTGGCTTTGACAGGACAGCGGGTGTGTAGCACCCTTGGTGTGTATGTGGTTGTTTCTGCATGATAGTGACTCTGCACAGTTTTTCAGACAATCTAGTATGGCTTTCGATGGAAAGTGGCACTTCATCTTCACCCAGCCTAGTCGATCAAGTCGTGGGTGGAGAAAGTGTGTGGGAGCTGCTATTAAGAGAATTAGATGAAAGTTCAGAAGGGCTTGATTTCGGATATAGGAAGGCAGGAAAAGATTTACTCGGGAATTTACTTTCATGCTGAAACTGAATGGGGGTGGACAGGAAATCAATCACGAAATGgacttttgactttttgcgGCTGGCTTGCatcgctgatttaaaaaaatatataatcatgCTTATATCATGGATTattatctcatctcatcttccgtaccgcttgatcctcactagggtcgcggggggtgcatggagcctatcccagccgtcttcgggcagtaggcgtgggacaccctgaatcagttgccagccaatcgcagggcacacagaaacgaacaaccatccgcgctcacactcgcacctagggataatttagagtgttcaatcagcctgacatgcaaatttttggaatgtgggaggaaaccggagcacccggagaaaacccacgcaggcccggggagaacatgcaaactccacacagggaggccggagctggaatcgaacccggaacctctgcgctgtgaagccgacgtgctaaccactggactaccgggctgcccatggATTATTATATCACAGAATTTTGCAGTGATTCTTTTTGTATGCATTATGATTGGAGACTAACGTAGTAATAAACTCGAGCCAGGAGGAATGAGTACATAAAATACAGAGGATGTCCAAATTTGGGATGATTTCACATTTACTAAAGCGAAAGCGCAATGTGCGTATTGCAAAGCACAAGTGGGCTTGAGTTACATCACCGCACAGCTGCGGTCCGGTTGTTTAGACGTTTCACATATCATTCGCTAACTTTCACGTCACCCAACAGGCCAGGCCCACC
It includes:
- the LOC127615953 gene encoding uncharacterized protein KIAA0040 homolog; amino-acid sequence: MEGPADGIRNFFDHLWTFVMAKHHQGVYNTVCLVVLLTLPLVVLVATLAVCCHCCCCRHANGRCCCGRGGGAGKLELKKKKKKNSANNDDLWISVKTGQMMPDLVALPME